TTCCACATCAGTATTTCACTCTTTGACAAGTTAAAAAGAAAAGCTGCGCGGATATTCGTAAAATTTCCACTTTATGTGTTAATCGCTTCATCTTGTTATAGGTATACCCTCTATATTCAACACAAAATCTTTCAAAAACGTCTTCATCAAGAGTTAAAATGATTCCGCTTTCGAAAATCAACGGAATCGTTTAAgaactatttcaaaaatcgattaaaaatCGGGATGACCCTTTTGATTGACACCCAGTTAACTTGTGTGAAGAAAGTGAACAAAATCAACATGAATGATCCCTAGTGATTCAGAAAATACTTCTAAAATCGTACTACCTATTCTGTAAACTTCCATGCAAGTGTGCATTATTACATGTGATTCTATCGTGTTTTCGGTTGCACTTATATCTCCTTTACACCTAATTTTACCGGGACAATGATGTCGCATTATAAAATTCGCTACAATTTCacgttaatttaaaaactgaacTCTATACTTACTGTCAAAGGAGGCAAAAAGATCAGGTTTGTCCTCAACTGACACCATGGAACGATAATCCAACTTCGGAGGAGGATCCTTCTTCTTCGAGCCAATTTCTGTGGGCTGCCTTATGAATGTCCCCACTGAGGATCTCCTATAACAGATCAAACATGTTAAAAACATTGTTAttgcaaattgaaatatcaaattaaattatctatCGATTTGTTAACTCGAATAAGAGTTAATTTAACGAGATACATTAGGTGTTGTGATTAGGTATGTAATGAAAAAATCGACAAAGCTCTCAAATTACCCTTACAGTAACGTTAAGCTCTTGCTAACAAATCATTGATAATAATTCTCTTTTAAAGCTATTAAATTTCTAGACAAGCCACATATAGTAAGGGGAGATGCAAATATGTGGGTAGTGGAAGTGTGCGTGTTGTGTGTTCTTAAGCcgaattttgctttttatttttgatatttggaGAGTGAGGTGACTTAAGTATTCATTCATTtgaaaagaacaaaatttgtttaagcaaagataatattgaatttggGAGTAGCCTGATCTGCCCTGGATATGGTGGACTAAACAACTATATATTCTGGCCTATTTATATTGAAgtcaacaatttttgttttgtctttGGTAAAGAAACTAAGTATAAAAGAACACTAATTTCTTAGTATGCATGAAGGAAGAAGCTCGAACAAAAGAAGAAATGAATTTAGGTATTAAAACAGATTAGTATTTCTTTGTGttctctaaatatttaaatcaactCGCCAAATCACTAGCGCATAACCTAGTGGGTATATTCAAAACGTTTACCGACATGCTGACCATCCGATAACATAACGCTACTCCATCTACACACGCACACCTACCCAACAGCGCTAACAGTAGAGCCGACCGAGGAGCCTAAGGCTCCGACTTGGGCTCCTACGGCGCCCACCGTAGATCCGACGGTCGAACTGAGGGCCCCCACTTGGGCGCCGACTTGAGCGCCCATGGCTCCTACTTGGGCGCCGACTTGTGCACCCATGGCTCCCACTTGGGCCCCGACGGCGCCCACGGAAGCCCCCACGGAGCTGATTATGTTAGTGGGAAAAAAGCTACTCGAAGAGGCGCTATCACCGGTTAACGGCGGGCCTCCGCTGCCCCCCGAATGGGGTCCCCCGGAGCCGCCGCTGTCCTCGGAGGGAGTTTTGGCGAAAAGCCCTGTTCCGAAGTCCACCAAGTGGATCGGAGAGCTTTTGTGTTAGGCAGCGGAAAGAGAGAAGCTTACCGGTTAGTTTCAGTTAGGGAAAGTATATTAACAAGTAGGGTTAAATTACGAGTGAGATAGCCGCGACGACATAAAAATCGAGGAAATCGAACCATATATAAAGTTCTTCAACTCTACTTGGTAATTTACTATCTTTCTGGGCGAACGAAAAGCGTCAGTTGGAACGATTTACCATAATATTAGTAAGGAGTAACTTAAATCACTTATTGTTAACAGTAATACACACCTTGAGAACACTTTAGAAAACACAGATGAGTGTTGTGCGTCCGCGGTTTGCGGCTGACTAGGTAGCTTATCATCTTCCTTATCCCCGCTCAAAGTTTCCATCCAAGAAAGGGGATAGGACAGTCTTTTCAACATCTGAAACACAACAGCGATGTTAATTTTGATCTTCGATAATTGAAGCTCTGCAGCAATCTGAAGAAACCAAAGAACTCACCTTATTTTTCCTACTTTCAGACTTTTCAGCATCTTCTTTGGAATCAATTAAACTCGTCGAGAACTGGGTACCGGAGGTGTCTGCATCACTGCTCGAATCCAAGCTGAACGACACACTGTTTGTCTTCTTCCGAGCCGGACTCTCGTTCTCGCTACTCACAGATTGGTGGTGCAATGGGGGCAAAGGCACCGGAGGCACCCAATCTTTGGATAGAACTATATCCGCATCGCTATAATGCTgaacaaatgaaaattagacaaaaataaTAACCATGTGGGATTACTTACTTCTTTGACGCGAATAGGAACGACGGAGGATTCCCTAATATCAATACCCGAATCATGGCAACTTTCTTTCGCTTCGGCTTCTACTGCCTCGCCAGGAGTCTGTTCTTCCTCGACATGTACTTCATTGACAGATGATAACTCTGGGATTTCGTCGATATCAATCGatctaattgaaattaaatgaaacaaaataatcgTCAACTGGATagtgtatttaataaaaaaatgtgcatcATTATCATCACGTCAACTTACTGCCTCTCCCGCGAGGTCATGGGCCAGTGATGATCCAATAACGATTTTCTTCTCTCCTCCAGTGTTCTCTGTTCCTGTTCGGGATCCTCCAGATTAGTGGGAGTGACAAGTTCCCTCTCGAAGGCCTTAGGAAAAGCGTCACCCTCCCGTTCTGTACATGAACACACAGACTCAGCATCATCAGTACCAGTCACTACAAACGAGACCTCTAAGCTAATATATGATTCATGCTATTGCCACATTGATGTCGATATATGCAGACAAGCCATAGCGAGAAATAAGAGTTACTGACCTGAACTACAAAACGAATACATCATCGTTTCATCAGAAGGAAGAAgaaacatgttttaatttaagacGAAGGCGGAGTCAACAAATATAATGCAAGTATGAAGTTTTATAATATGGTGCAGgcccaataatttttttaggtatACAGGATCATATACGTGGTGCAAAACCCTACTAAAAATGAGTGTTATTGTATTTTCGGCCACCAGTTTTTGCAATACTGTCCACAACTTTACTTTCGGAGTCAATACTAATAGGCGAAAAACAATGCGAACATTATTTCACATTTAACGTGCATGCCATTACCAAATTTACcattaaaccaaattttaGCTAACTTTTCAGAAGCTCGAAAATGTTCATTACTCATTCGTGATTATCGTGATACGCTGCCTACATTTTCCAGAGCAACAAAAAAGTCAATGCAACAGCACCCAAAGCTCTTAGTCCGTATGCAGCTCAGACATCGTTAAAAACATCTTATTTACATACTGATCTAACTTACCCAATTCAGGAAAAGTTTCGTCTTTCACCAGCAGAGACTCCGTTTCCTTCTCTCCTTTTGGATAATAGATCTCAGCTTTTTCATTGACGTTGCTCTCCATATGGCTGACCCTCATGTGTGCTATATCATTGTATATGGCAACGTTGACTACAAATTCCATTGGAGCTATCACGCCATATGCTTCTGGTCCTTTTTCAATTAcctaaaaaaatcagtttcatGACACAGTACAATTTATGCAGTTTAACTAAGATTTTTATAGATTTCATTCGTAAAATAGTTTAGTTCAGTACTTACCAACGGATCTGAAACATTAGGATCAAACATCACAGCATTAGGGGTAACTAAAAGCACACCACTGACCACTCCCTCTCCATCGGTGATATGCctcacattaattttaaggaatCTCTCACGGAATACTGATGTCGGTTCCTCTTCGTTCTCGACCGAAGAACTCTGGTTACATGAAGGAGTTCGGACTCTTTCTACATGTCCGGGCTTTGGGCTGACCGGCCGCAAGTTGTCTAGAAGTTCTAGAAACAATATACGTACTTTACATGGAGGACTAGAAAGGTTAATAGTGGGATTATTGCAGTCTTGGTGAGGCATCCAAACCCGTAATACGGGTTTGGATGCAAAAATGGGtacttaaagttttaattcatTGCCCAACTcgcattaattattaatttaaaaattcgtgaTTAACTTTGCCTGCAAGGACTTACTTTTCGGTAtgctaaataaattgaaaacgttCATCCCGGCATATGTTTTCTCACGAACTGACCAAACATCGGTGCAGGAAACCCAACTGAGGACTAATTTTATATCCACTTCAATAGAGTAGTAAATCGCAACTTTTGATAAGATTAACTATCTACTTATATTTCCGTGGGCACCTGATTCCGtctattttaagtaaaaactcGCAGATTGCAAGTAAACTGGCCCGGCACATTACTATACGATAAGCAAAATGCACCACGTGGGAGTTCGAAGCAGCAGTGAATTAAACACCTTGTAAAGTCGATGTAAACACTACTTAAAATGAATGATGACTTTCCAGCTGATAGTGCCATTCGCAGTGTAAGATGAAACTTTGGAACGTTTCATATATTGCATTAAACTGTCGAGGTGCAAAATCCACAACATGAATGGTAAAGCACATAAactaattgtaaatattttgcctCCACGTAAATGAATGTTTTTGCTTTAACTTGCTGGAATAATTAAACGAATATAATGGACCAGTCACGACAAATGGCCTCTCATAACTGATAACACTCgttgattctgtggacgaaatttttcaatgacaTTGTGACATAATGACCGCATAATTCTGTCGATGGCGCGTTGAATCTCGTCTTCCAAGTCAGAAATTGTTCTTGGGTTAATGGCATATATCTTCCCGTTCAAACAaacccaaaggaaaaaatccaaaggtaTCAAATTGCACGATTGTGGGGGCCATATCATAACGGTGCAGCGCGAGATAACACTGCCTTGAAATTTCGTCTTCAAACATTCAATTGTTTCATTTGTTGTGTGACAGATTGCACCTTTCGGTTAAGACCACATGTCCGTGAGGTCTATTTGAGATCAGGAAGAAATTATTACAATGACGAACGAGAAGGTGCGTTGTGGTGACCGAAAAATCCACGACCTTTTCAAACCCTCTCCGCGGAACTATCACCATTTTGATACgatattttcacaatttctgTACGTCCTGCGTTCGTGTAATTCTCCAGAACTAAACCTTAGTTTTTACACAGACAGCTTTtacaaaagcaattttaacAGCTGCTCAAATACAATGCTGCACGAATGACccaagaaaaatgttaatggTTCAAAATAACCGGTCTTAATATGACACGTTGGATTATGCGAAAAAGAATATTGCAGTATCTTCCCTACCATTCACCCCATTGCATTATATGAAGTGCTCCTTAGCCAACAAGAACCAAGAAACCCAACCCCAACTGTTAAACTTCAATTAagaaatcattttatttggaTAGAAAAGAGTGATTTTTGCAATAGATGTGCAAAGCGGTGCTCTACCGTATGCTCGTGAGTTAAAGCTTTGCTTGCAGATCGTAAATAACTTGATTCTTGCAAAAACTACAACTTCAAATGTTTAATCTCACCTTTCTCGTCTAGGGGTAAATCATCTTGAGTATCCTCGACAGGGGTGGAGCCTTCAGAATCGTTTTCTACTGGTTCTCTCAGAGGCACATACAACTGTTGGCCTGGGAATATGTATGGTGTTGCAAGTCTATTCACTTTAGTTAGTTCCGAAGGTGTAGTATCGAACCTTGCAGCCACTGACGTTAAGGTATCCCTATCGGCGACCTGTAATTCATATGAAATTTAAGCGCATCGAATGCTGTCTAACGAAACTCACCATGTAGATGGTGGTATTTTCCGGAGGTCCACTTCTCCTTCCCGACAAACTGTTGGTGGAGCCATCAAGATCTGTGAACAAACATTTACCATGAAACTAATTACTTTTACTGATAATGCAGCGAGGCAGCCCGCAGCAGATACCTGAAAAATGAAATCCGTAATAATTATAGTAAACAATCACGAACTTGTCGAAACCGTCCTCGGTTCGGTCTATAAAAGCACAGGAATGGGGCTGGCAGTGATCGAAGTAGTCTTCGACGAAGTCCATGGCGTGCGAGATGCCATAAATACCGGAAGAGAGAAAAGGACAAAATGCATTACCGATGATGCAACGTTGTGCATCTCTGTTAGATGACAGATAAAATCGTATGCCTGTAACGAAACTGTCACCTGACGAAACTAGACATGAACGTTATCTACTGGCGCGATATCACACACACTGCGAGAGAACACACCTTCGCAGGTACAATAATTTAATCATGGTTCCAAGGAACCTTGTCAAGTAACGCTGATTATCTATCtgttaatcaaaaataaagtttcGCGTTACGGTAGAATAAACTTTTTTAGCCGGCTGAGCGCACCCGATTAAGATATTCGAGGCGGCTATCAAAACTTATccagtttaattttctttacagGTCTGTTTGGACATTTTTTCCCGGTGCGTAGTAGAAAATCGATCGAAGCTTTTTATTAACTTCGGGAAAGATAAGGTAAAGTGAATCAATAATAGGTGTGTAGATATTATGCGTTAGTACCCCCGGGCCATCCTTTCGTAAATGTAGGCCGTTGATCGAGTCCTACGTAGTTTCAAACATCTGACTAACGGATGAGTCAATGCCAAATGCCTTTGGCCTTATGttacttcagttttttttatggtcaCCCCTTATCTATAGTCCGAGTGTTAATAATGAGGCGATAACGAGAAGACCTGGGGCTGCATTTTTGCGTACGCAGGAAAAGAATCACCGCTGGTTGAGTATTGTTGAAATACCGTTACGTTGGTTAGACCATTCGTATTTGTACGGGTGAGTAACAACATTAAACGGACTGACGTGGGGGACGCACAAGTTGACCATGTAAACCGGTTGGAATAGGCGTAGCGTTATTTTTTGTTGACAATGTGTTCTCaatgaaatttgtattaaaaaataagcgCGACTTAGAGGCTCATAGCTGAacgatatttttctatttaacaagTGTACAAACAGACGCAGAGCactttttgtgaaattaagcctcataaaaaatatacttattaaaaagttttataatcaaaataacCTCCATTATTATCTATGgtcttttgccacttttcggGTAGATAATGGCTGCCTTCGCAATAAACGCTGAGTAGTTTCAAGACAACGTTAAACTGCTTTGGTCTCAACATGTGGAAGGAGCAGGGAACCAACCCTGGAGAGTAGGGCGCGTGCAGGAAAATTTCTAAGCCGAAGAATATGACTACCTAAAACGATTTTACTATATGCAGTCGAGCATTGTCACGCAGCAACGTCACTGTCCGACTTCCCTGGCTCCAGAGCTTCATTCAATTTAATCTTTTGGGAATTGATAATAATCGGCTATAATAGTGTAGAAAATGACTCCCTTTCAATTCCACCAGACACATAGTTACATAAACCTTACTCGTCATGAATGTTTAGTTTTGCGACTGACGTGGATGGCTAGCTTGGATCAATCCACGCTTTTCTACGCTTAGAATTACCATATAAaacattctttcttttataccAAGAAAGCGAGTTAACGCAGATGTtaacttttcgatttttgttgtttcttaTTAGCTTGTGAGGAActcattttctttcttttttaatctttCCCATTATATGCAATCGAACtaaaattgtttgttgaaTCACTCCTAATTCTTCTTATAGCTTTTTTCAGTTTGACGTAGAATTTCATgcagtaaaatttaaagttcttCATCTTTAAACTTTTTCTCCACACCCGGACGTGGATCGTCCTCAAGgcgaaaattttcttcaaagaaCTATCTCCTAATAGTTAAAGCACTAACAAAATAATGCCTCCAACAGGAATTACTCTTTTCTGTAGTTCCCGCAGCATTTTTATACAGTTTAAAACAAACCAACATTgatattcttaaattttgcccacaaacatacatcttttaATCACGTTTTATGCCCTGAACGATAGCTCGGGGACAATTgaccattttttcatataaaaaacaataactaaATCTCACATGCTTAAAATTGCGGACCAATTGCATGCCGATGCACGTATGTTTTTAATACGATTAACTTCAACgctcaatttctttttgtacacccattaatttaatatttttaataataaaatacagggtgtctaaaaTATCTGGCCTAGACGAAGCGATTCTCACAATGGATTTTGTTAAGTAAAGAAAAAGACGAACAGTTTACGGAACTATGTATATTTTCCGGTTAATAGGAGTtatcaatattaaattgtcaaaTACGGCCtggattttttaattccaattttggaagttcaatgATACCCTCTCTGATGCTATTTTCAGATGTTTCATCTCACAAATGTACCTACTCCTAACTACATAAAATCTTGTATCTTTGATATCAGCCAAAAAGACTCCGtcgaagaaaaaacaataaacaaggtattcaatttaaaattcaagtatTGTGGATGTTTCCTCTTAAGTTGGAGATGCTAAAAAATCCTTTGTAACTTTTTCAACGCACTCATATGCGAAACACAATGTGGAGATATTATTTCAATGAGGTTACAGTTGATGTTAATAGAGGTGAAATAGCTCTCACATCCCATattagacaattttttttcttatttacatTAACAAAGCATTATAATAAAAGTTATCAACCTACCTCTGTTCAGAGTTCTGTCCACTTGGTTCCGCAGGACCGCAAGATCGAATGGTGAGGAAATGCCGTGGTCCACACTTCTGCTCTTACtcctaaaaattattcagtaTTAGAACAGGCAAACGCAGACGTTTGAAGAAGAAACATTAAATGCAACAAGtgtgagaatatttttattaacatgtacTGAGACACACAGAGCTGAAAAAGATTTCAACGGTCTTcgcaataattgaaaatcgaaaatgagAAAACACACAATacggaattattttttatttgaaaagtaaaattaatttgataaaaacgtATTGAAGACCAAAAGAAGAGGAAATTCATATATTCAATAATGCAAACAAAATCGATACATATGAACATATATAAATATGCATGTGCAAAATATCACCCACCAAAATGTCGAGAATCTGTAATTGATTAGTTTGTCCAATTCGCCTGACCCTGATGGTGAAATAAACCATTATTAGATAAACGATGCTAATTAATCGATATAACAACAATCAAAGCCCTCGAATAAAAATAGGTTCGAGTAATTTGCTTTTGTTATCGTTAAGTACATGTAAAGTCTGACGTCACAGTTACATAAGCAATAACACATCATTGTAACTAAAATCCCATATATCTCCTAAAAAACACAATAGAAATGGGTTCGTGACGATACTCACCTTGTTATCGGTAAATCCTTTGGGAGTTTCGTAATGTCTTGTGAAGCCCTGCGTGACCTATGGGTGAAGGCAAGAAATGAAGATAAAACCATgcaaagcaaaatttaaaaaatggtacagtgagtaaattaaaaaaacatgcatctattgaaaacataaaatcaAGCTATTACACACTAAGTTGcttaaaaacgaaattgagATTGCCATGcaatgaaatatgaaatgtGTCGCCATTATCTCATAACTTTTGAATTCGTCAATAATGATACTTCAAAAGAAACATTCTCTAATAGTTTCACACTTCACACGCAGGTCGTTTGTAAATGTGTATTTTCCGGTCATGTCAAAGAGAAAGTAGATTGTGAACCGCCACTGCTATATGACTgatgaagatattttttacacGTGCGCCGGTActcaacaaataaataaataaataaggtCAAGGCAGCGCGGCAGAGTGAATTGTGAAACTTAAATAACAGGACGTACGAAAGATACATATATTGGGGAATAATGATATTATTAATACGTGGTTATTTAGGAGCTGTAACCGTAAATAAAGTTCGTCTCCCTGTTTgataaataacattaattcatattaatattCTTATTTTCGAGATTcagaaacgttaaaaatcaATGGTATTAATGACAATGAAACAACATTATCCAACGcggcaaaatttaattgaataattcaTATTCTGACCAATTATGCCTCGATCCTTTcaacagatttttttcaatgataGTAATTATCATTATCACCTTCTTGAATGCATATAGATCCAACCTCGGGATTGTCTCATTAttcatcaatttattttaattttcttccgCTTCTTAGCTTTACAGAGACGATTATCGAGTGTTTTGGATGACTGTGAAACCCATTCCTCACTTTTCTTCTAAAACACTAGAATAACAGATTAATAATGACACGTTTATGGAGCATCATTTATTTAGCAAGGTAATCAGTCGATGTCGTCATCACCCCCGTTAGtttaaatatgaaaggaaACGTCACCTTTGGTATTACGATTCAAAACATTGCCTTTTCGTGTCTTAGATTTAATTTATGCCCAATTTCTGTAAGTTTACtgtaattttgcaaaatgccCGTGGTGCTTGTCTTGAGAAATACGGATTCCATTGAATTATGTGCATATTTTGGTGCACTTAACATTTCAGTTCTTCACAGATGTTTagaaaagtattgcaacactgGCGATTCGAAAATATATAGCCACAATTGCACAACTTTGCCctgatttaaacatttaaaccTCATATTTAAGATCAGTAAGATCCTGTATACACCATAGTTGTGACACACTTGTGACCCTCACGTCTTAAATTCCTCAGCGTGCCGCGTTTCCTAATTTAAACTTGAGGATCGGCTCATAATGGTCTAGTTCAAAACCTTGGTATATAACATACTCTTACTGTAGTGTTTTGAATTGGTTACAAAAAATGGCAAACCAGTGTTAATGCGTGTGGGAAACGTATatttgacaaataaataaaacgatttatttACCGCctgaatttcattaaaaatacattgcAAAACGTTACAAATCTGAAGGAACAATTGTGAGTAATAAGCATTTGCTACATAAATgcagtaatttttcatttctttgtgGCACATGTCCGTTTAACTTTTAGTATCTAAAGATGATCAtttatagatttaaaaatgaGCGGTTTGAGTAATAATGGATGGTTCCgtttaaattacatttattttaggtttatttttagtGATTGAAATGTTTGCTAACTAGCCAAAAATAAAGCATTTGTTTCATTCTTTCAATTGCACTTTTCAAAGACAAAACTGAAATGACCTTCCTTTAACGTTCTACGAGTTTAAATGAGCCATTTAAGAAACAACGACTTCGAGAGCTGAAGCTGAAATGGTTGTAATGACTAACAATCGTGGATTCGACTTCGAAATTCAGTCATTAGGCAAAAAAGGCGCACCGTCATATCGCATTTCCTGCATCCTCATTATTGTCACATCTCGCACAAATTGGCGCCGACATGttaattttcaccacaatGCCATCCGTTATATAGTGGTCAAGTCACTCTATCATGTGTGAATATTCGAATACATAATGAGACGACAGTTTCGCATgaaactaataaatatttcgttttaatgACCTAAGAAATTAAACGTGAACTGTCAAACATCATGTGTTTctcctcaaaatattttcctaattaatATAACTTCTCTCGTTGTTCATCTAGTTATGAATAGTGGAGGGAACGacgaaaaaacacaaaattagaTAATAGTGAGAAAGAATATAATTCACCATAACCCATAAACGCAAACTAATACTAATGTGTACTTATTATTGAGTTACGACATATTTCATTACCTGTGAACTACAAATTTATACACCTGTTGcaaatatattattgttattattatggGACGCTCATATCTGTAGTGACTATTTGCATTGAATAAGTGAAATACTTATTGCCAATAACAAAGTCCATCAGGGTCACTGCAAAGCATCACTTAGGAATTTTTTGGTGTCGAAGGCCTTGCTgggatttaatttttacttcttaaatacttttttatcaAGCGTCCACTGTCGATTTTCAAGGTTTAAACATCTAGACAAAGCCATAAACAAcctctttcatttttttggcTGCAAGCTTGACCATTATTCTTTCGAACGTGAACCGTAAGCTCCAGTTGCGTTATTTATAACTAACGCCCACTCTTCTAAAGGTTAAGGggaatatttatgtatttattttgtttataggaAATGTGTTTAAGGTATGCTTGCCACGCCCGTTTGGTAGTAAgcttgttttttaattttttctttgtttgccACACAACAGACGCATATTAATGTGAATGtcagatttttaataattactgCTAAGTGGAGGGCTTCATGATTAAACCTTTCGAATAATGAACTCACCCGTTACTTGATGGTGTATCTTTCCGCTAATTTATCATTGAACATTGGACCTTTTTAATTCCAGCACTTCGTTGGTGTTTCCTTGTTCAGGATCTTAAAGCTCCTCCCTTCTTCACGGATCGCCTTGCTTTCTACTCAATTTTTAACCCGTTGCTCGCTTTAGCTTCATAAATCTCCATTTTCGTGTTCCTCAAGCAATACCAATTTAATAAGAACAATATAAATACGAGTTTTCCACGCGGTTTTGTTCCTGAGGGCTTGTTTTTTCCATGAGACTCCACGTGTATCGCGCGTGACGGAATCCGGAAGAAACAAAATTGTCTTGTTCCTGTCGGATTCAGACTTACATCTAAATTGCTTTTGACGAGATGCATCTGCACATGTATTTGAATAGGCAGCTAACTAACAAGTCCTATAAACACCCGTATATTTTGCatataaaatgcattttgttGGTCATTGCCTAACCAGAAATCTCGCACCATTCAACCAGTCTCAGCCCTCGACATCTCGTAAGCGATTTATCGATTCTTCGTTACATTCAATTTCCTATAGTGACGCCGATTGGCACATTGGCAGGATTGGCAATCAGCGAAAGATTGTAAGCGGAAATCATGTCACTATTCATTTCGTGTATAAACTCagtatttcaatttatatatttGGGCCTGTATCGAACCCATCCAGAAAGCTGCAACATCTgcaattttgattatttttttattattttttttacatgaatCTGCCGACCGCAAACCGCGGTGGGAGATATTCAGAATGATATTATTTTGCATGGTGTAATTGGTAGACCGCGGATGTTTCGAAGGTTGTTGCACCTGAAAATGACGCGGCTGAAAATTCGTTTCAAAACTGATTTCGCCGCTCACAACGAGGAGGTGGAATTGCAAAAAGAGCGAGTTCGGTCTGACGAATTTTgcgcaataaaaaattgctgtCCGCACGTACATTAAATCGAAATCGACcatttccagaaatttaaatgtctGAGAATTTCAGTTAAACATGGCAACGTTTAATTTGACCATATACGCCTGTAAAATGATTCGGGGCCcttgaaataaattcgaaaactTCCCCCTTTGCACCTCTCAATTTCTTCTTAAATGCGACCATAGTTAAAGGTTAGTAAGAACAAAACAATATTCCAGTACCTAGGAGCGCCAGTAAAAATGTTCCACCAAGATCCCCGTTTCTCCCTCCTCACTTGGGGCGGCGACCCAAACTGGTCTTCCAAATTACTACTGTCCTTCCTCCTCTTCTTCTCAAACTTGATGGCATGCCAGGACTTCCTCCGGCTCTTTTTAATGGGGAGAACGACCTCATCCTCGTCAATATCCTTGATATTCGG
This portion of the Euwallacea fornicatus isolate EFF26 chromosome 4, ASM4011564v1, whole genome shotgun sequence genome encodes:
- the mtd gene encoding nuclear receptor coactivator 7 isoform X5, whose protein sequence is MSTPSGNDLRDQRSYSVGARLSFRSFFKDVGQKQSRRASQDITKLPKDLPITRSKSRSVDHGISSPFDLAVLRNQVDRTLNRDLDGSTNSLSGRRSGPPENTTIYMVADRDTLTSVAARFDTTPSELTKVNRLATPYIFPGQQLYVPLREPVENDSEGSTPVEDTQDDLPLDEKELLDNLRPVSPKPGHVERVRTPSCNQSSSVENEEEPTSVFRERFLKINVRHITDGEGVVSGVLLVTPNAVMFDPNVSDPLVIEKGPEAYGVIAPMEFVVNVAIYNDIAHMRVSHMESNVNEKAEIYYPKGEKETESLLVKDETFPELVTGTDDAESVCSCTEREGDAFPKAFERELVTPTNLEDPEQEQRTLEERRKSLLDHHWPMTSRERQSIDIDEIPELSSVNEVHVEEEQTPGEAVEAEAKESCHDSGIDIRESSVVPIRVKEHYSDADIVLSKDWVPPVPLPPLHHQSVSSENESPARKKTNSVSFSLDSSSDADTSGTQFSTSLIDSKEDAEKSESRKNKMLKRLSYPLSWMETLSGDKEDDKLPSQPQTADAQHSSVFSKVFSSSPIHLVDFGTGLFAKTPSEDSGGSGGPHSGGSGGPPLTGDSASSSSFFPTNIISSVGASVGAVGAQVGAMGAQVGAQVGAMGAQVGAQVGALSSTVGSTVGAVGAQVGALGSSVGSTVSAVGRSSVGTFIRQPTEIGSKKKDPPPKLDYRSMVSVEDKPDLFASFDKLIPRPARSCEDPPLYLRLKMGKPLNKKIPHSTPLMSYGKKKMRPEYWFSIPKNRVDELYKFIHGWVPQLYGELDEEKIKQRNFVLVDLDTELWSGEPTPSSSRHGSQGEELAEITNKNWELIKAPYAKIYNIIKTQTLSEGSVDEVLPPMSEEYRRAFYSATPSLDIELSPPDLIGKTEILTDEHREALCRHLPARAEGYAWTLVFSTSQHGFSLNSMYRKMYKLESPILLVIEDTDNNVFGALTSCSLHVSDHFYGTGESLLFRFTPHFQVYNWTGENLYFIKGNNESLSIGAGDGKFGLWLDGDLYLGRTETCKTYGNDPLTPKVDFVVKTLECWAFISN